One Massilia sp. 9096 genomic window carries:
- a CDS encoding bifunctional 2-polyprenyl-6-hydroxyphenol methylase/3-demethylubiquinol 3-O-methyltransferase UbiG: MSEQFYRAFEDRYRGSRELIKDRLRVYLDFVSPLAALSQPPSAVDLGCGRGEWLELLSEQGFAARGVDLDTGMLAACRERGLSVDTMDAISALKSLPENSVAVVSAFHLVEHLPFAALQELVTEAMRVLQPGGLLIMETPNPENPMVGACRFYLDPSHVKPIPPLLLAFLAEYAGFALTKIVRLQEDPALHTDQPLRLINVFDGASPDYSVVAQKAAPEAVLQLFEQQFARNFGLSLGDLAERFDQARTQQYRQLSDATGQNYLHLSDKVEQQYQTLLAQQHTQEAKSNTLSEQIAASVAKYDSDQMATTMQLANSSSLLLQVQAREMELNKKVVEIGQQLAVIETRFAEKESSMGQLQAELASTRLLLEATFASTSWRLTKPLRWLGGLVRRPRR; this comes from the coding sequence ATGAGCGAACAATTTTATCGAGCTTTTGAAGATCGCTATCGTGGATCGCGCGAACTGATCAAGGATCGGCTGCGCGTCTATCTCGACTTCGTGTCGCCGCTGGCGGCCCTGTCGCAACCGCCGAGTGCGGTGGACCTGGGCTGCGGCCGCGGCGAATGGCTCGAGCTTCTTTCGGAGCAGGGCTTCGCAGCCCGCGGGGTCGATCTCGACACCGGCATGCTGGCTGCCTGCCGAGAACGCGGCTTGTCGGTCGACACGATGGATGCGATCAGCGCCCTGAAATCGCTTCCGGAGAACAGCGTAGCTGTCGTTTCGGCCTTCCACCTGGTCGAACACCTGCCATTCGCAGCCCTGCAAGAGCTGGTCACCGAAGCCATGCGCGTGCTGCAGCCGGGCGGCTTGTTGATCATGGAAACCCCGAATCCGGAGAATCCGATGGTCGGCGCATGCAGGTTCTATCTCGACCCGTCTCACGTCAAGCCAATACCGCCGCTACTGCTGGCATTCCTGGCGGAATATGCCGGCTTCGCGCTTACCAAAATCGTGCGTCTGCAGGAGGATCCAGCTCTGCATACGGACCAGCCGCTTCGGCTGATCAATGTTTTCGACGGCGCCAGTCCGGACTACAGCGTCGTGGCACAGAAGGCGGCTCCGGAAGCGGTGCTCCAACTGTTCGAACAACAATTTGCGCGGAACTTCGGCCTGTCGTTGGGCGATCTCGCGGAGCGCTTCGACCAGGCGCGCACGCAACAATACCGTCAGCTGTCGGACGCTACTGGGCAAAACTATCTGCATTTGTCAGACAAGGTCGAGCAGCAATACCAGACATTGCTGGCTCAGCAGCACACGCAGGAAGCAAAAAGCAACACGCTGAGCGAACAGATTGCAGCTTCGGTAGCGAAGTACGATAGCGATCAGATGGCGACGACGATGCAATTGGCGAACTCTAGCAGCCTGCTCTTGCAGGTGCAGGCGCGCGAGATGGAGTTGAACAAAAAGGTAGTCGAGATCGGGCAACAACTGGCTGTTATCGAAACCCGCTTCGCTGAAAAGGAGTCGAGCATGGGCCAGTTGCAGGCAGAGCTGGCTTCGACCAGGCTCCTGCTCGAAGCGACCTTCGCCAGCACGTCATGGCGTCTCACGAAGCCGCTACGTTGGCTGGGCGGCCTGGTTCGACGCCCCCGCCGCTGA
- a CDS encoding ABC transporter ATP-binding protein gives MGSIRVNKLGKAYKQYDNRWGRLLEWVFPFLGPRHRQKWVLQDISFQLAPGEAVGIIGINGAGKSTLLKLITGTAQPTTGSVVMDGRVAALLELGMGFHADFTGRQNAYMAGQLIGLTVDEITTLMPQIEEFADIGEYIDQPVRVYSSGMQMRLAFSVATVKRPDILIVDEALSVGDAYFQHKSFDRIRQFRQLGTTLLIVSHDRTAMQSICDRAILLDGGFLAKQGSPEEVMDYYNALIAEREGSSIKQVVTTEGRVQTSSGSGEAQVTDITLENEQGSPSEIVNVGAPVTLRIKVRINAPVPRLVIGYMIKDRLGQQIFGTNTHHLEKPLTDLQAGDTVDYVFRFPLNLGPGSYSVTTALTSNETHLANNYEWRDLAFLFIVMNMNRRHFVGTNWIEPEVEIVR, from the coding sequence ATGGGAAGTATTCGCGTCAACAAGTTAGGCAAGGCCTACAAGCAATACGATAACCGGTGGGGGCGGCTCTTGGAGTGGGTATTCCCTTTCCTAGGGCCGCGGCACCGACAGAAATGGGTGTTGCAGGACATCAGCTTCCAATTGGCTCCGGGTGAAGCCGTCGGTATCATCGGCATCAACGGTGCGGGCAAAAGTACCCTGCTCAAGCTGATCACCGGGACGGCCCAGCCGACGACCGGCAGCGTCGTCATGGACGGGCGAGTCGCCGCCCTGCTCGAGCTTGGCATGGGTTTCCATGCTGATTTTACGGGGCGCCAGAATGCGTACATGGCCGGCCAGCTGATCGGACTGACGGTCGATGAGATTACGACCCTGATGCCGCAGATTGAGGAATTCGCCGATATCGGCGAATACATCGACCAGCCGGTGCGAGTGTACTCGTCCGGCATGCAGATGCGCCTCGCCTTCAGTGTCGCGACAGTGAAACGGCCGGACATTCTGATCGTCGACGAAGCACTGTCGGTAGGTGACGCCTACTTCCAGCACAAGAGCTTCGACCGCATCCGCCAGTTCCGGCAGCTGGGCACCACCCTGCTCATCGTCAGCCACGACCGCACCGCAATGCAATCCATCTGCGACCGTGCGATCCTGCTCGACGGCGGTTTTCTGGCCAAGCAAGGAAGTCCGGAAGAAGTCATGGATTACTATAATGCGCTGATCGCGGAGCGCGAAGGTTCCAGCATCAAGCAAGTTGTGACGACCGAGGGACGCGTGCAGACCAGTTCGGGCAGTGGGGAAGCGCAGGTCACCGATATCACTCTGGAGAACGAACAGGGCTCGCCATCGGAAATCGTGAATGTCGGTGCGCCGGTCACGCTGCGCATCAAGGTACGCATCAATGCGCCTGTACCGCGCCTCGTGATCGGCTACATGATCAAAGATCGCCTGGGACAGCAAATTTTCGGCACCAATACCCATCACCTGGAGAAGCCTCTCACCGACCTGCAGGCCGGCGACACCGTGGATTACGTATTCCGGTTTCCGCTCAACCTCGGCCCGGGCAGCTATTCTGTCACAACCGCCCTGACCAGCAATGAAACCCACCTGGCCAACAATTACGAATGGCGCGACCTGGCCTTCCTGTTCATCGTCATGAACATGAATCGGCGTCATTTCGTGGGCACGAACTGGATTGAACCTGAGGTAGAAATCGTACGATGA
- a CDS encoding ABC transporter permease, whose protein sequence is MITFATIDSIWRYRGFISGSVKREFQNKYRNSLLGAAWTVLNPLAMIIVYTVIFSEVMGNRLRGVNSTFAYSIYLCAGTLTWALFAEITGRSQTVFLEHANLIKKLQFPRLCLPIIVVLNACVNFGIIFGLFTLFLVVSGTFPGWIYLAIFPVLLIQILFAIGLGMILGVMNVFFRDVGQFFSILLQFWFWFTPIVYPVTTLPPAARDLLGWNPMVPIITSYQNILLYGHAPQWGSLLPVTLLAAVLCILGMKIFRKRAGEMVDEL, encoded by the coding sequence ATGATCACGTTCGCCACCATCGACAGTATCTGGCGTTACCGCGGCTTTATCAGCGGCAGCGTCAAACGGGAATTCCAGAACAAATACCGCAATTCGCTGCTGGGTGCGGCCTGGACCGTGCTCAACCCGCTGGCGATGATCATCGTATATACGGTGATTTTTTCGGAAGTCATGGGCAACCGACTACGAGGGGTCAACTCGACGTTTGCATACAGTATCTATCTTTGCGCGGGTACACTGACCTGGGCACTGTTTGCGGAAATCACCGGTCGCAGCCAGACCGTGTTCCTCGAACACGCGAACCTGATCAAGAAGCTTCAATTTCCGCGCCTTTGCCTGCCGATCATCGTGGTCCTGAATGCCTGTGTCAACTTCGGCATCATTTTTGGACTGTTCACGCTGTTCCTTGTAGTGTCCGGCACTTTCCCCGGATGGATTTACTTGGCGATATTCCCGGTCTTGCTCATCCAGATCCTGTTCGCGATCGGACTGGGCATGATTCTCGGGGTAATGAACGTGTTTTTCCGCGACGTCGGCCAGTTTTTCTCGATTTTGCTGCAATTCTGGTTCTGGTTTACGCCGATCGTGTATCCGGTGACGACCTTGCCTCCGGCCGCCCGGGATCTGCTCGGCTGGAATCCCATGGTGCCGATCATTACTTCTTATCAGAACATACTGTTGTACGGCCATGCGCCGCAGTGGGGTTCGCTGCTGCCGGTGACGTTACTGGCTGCCGTTCTGTGCATTCTAGGTATGAAAATATTCCGCAAACGCGCGGGTGAAATGGTGGATGAGCTGTAA